From the Bacteroidia bacterium genome, one window contains:
- a CDS encoding OmpA family protein: protein MSLLLPALAASQPVAHPGDASPSPLLRYTGRLLSLSAGAGSAIYQGEFDARMGGLLTTFSAGYAVFPELAVNFSADIGALSLRRTADGQDATVYNFQFGDTPQAADAAVSFTAFSLSAEAHLFPRDFFNVFLTAGVGVTLYQADDFNVVQLRPTADFPAAVSAPIGIGVEYFFTRVLSATLLLRKHFLFRGDFDAYDPAEIASEYNRRRQPRIDIPEGGNDGFLSLGLGFRWYLFESSDYDGDLLTNAEEEDVGTSPYHIDTDIDGLTDFDEVRVYLTSPLKYDTDDDGLGDYFEIMRYNTNPLKPDTDDDRLTDREEVEVYNTDPLKPDTDMDKLTDYEEVIMYSTNPRNPDTDYDGLDDYAEVRIHTTNPLHPDTDDDGIYDFNEIITYKTNPLRVDTDEDGLLDYDEIAYYGTNPLNKDTDTDGGSDHAEIFRTMTNPVKHDTGLPVLPDEKTYYAELLETRSLPGGGTSYLIAPIAKGGTASDALAGDAERVMESLYDSSLTEEQQRVLQSSQDADRYRRRSVQFVPPPATRAKRVMVHLDSIALKPGDILSFSNINFEFDRDDIRIEYIPILNEAARLFERHPGMRVEVRGHTDRKGEEAYNMALSERRSQRVKEFFVAKGIAADRLRTVGYGETQPIADGATEDGEARNRRVELFILSLGEEVKRRE, encoded by the coding sequence GTGAGTCTCCTGTTGCCCGCGCTGGCAGCGTCGCAACCCGTCGCTCACCCCGGGGATGCCTCGCCATCGCCGCTGCTCCGCTACACCGGCCGATTGCTGTCGCTGTCGGCGGGCGCGGGTTCGGCAATCTATCAGGGAGAATTCGACGCACGCATGGGAGGGCTGCTCACAACCTTCTCCGCCGGCTATGCGGTATTTCCTGAGCTTGCGGTAAATTTCTCGGCGGACATCGGGGCGCTATCCCTTCGCAGGACGGCGGACGGGCAGGATGCCACAGTATACAACTTCCAGTTCGGGGATACACCGCAGGCGGCAGATGCGGCGGTGTCGTTCACCGCGTTCAGCTTATCCGCGGAAGCGCATCTCTTTCCGAGGGATTTTTTCAACGTGTTTCTCACGGCGGGTGTCGGGGTGACTCTGTACCAGGCGGATGATTTCAACGTTGTGCAGCTTCGTCCGACAGCGGATTTTCCCGCCGCGGTGAGTGCACCGATTGGCATCGGTGTGGAGTATTTCTTCACGCGTGTCCTCTCCGCGACGCTGCTTCTGAGAAAACACTTCCTTTTTCGAGGCGATTTCGACGCGTACGATCCCGCGGAAATCGCATCGGAATACAATCGCCGGAGACAGCCCCGGATCGATATACCGGAGGGGGGCAACGACGGCTTCCTTTCTCTCGGTCTCGGTTTTCGCTGGTATTTGTTCGAGAGTAGTGATTACGACGGCGACCTGTTGACGAACGCGGAGGAAGAGGACGTTGGTACCAGCCCGTATCACATTGACACGGATATAGACGGCCTGACCGACTTCGATGAAGTGCGCGTGTACCTGACCAGTCCGCTGAAATATGACACGGACGATGACGGGTTGGGGGACTATTTCGAGATCATGCGATACAACACCAATCCGTTAAAACCAGATACGGACGACGATCGCCTCACTGATCGCGAGGAGGTGGAAGTCTATAATACTGATCCGTTGAAGCCCGATACGGACATGGACAAGTTGACGGACTACGAAGAGGTGATCATGTACAGTACCAATCCGAGGAATCCCGACACCGATTACGACGGTCTGGATGACTATGCGGAGGTACGGATTCACACGACAAATCCTCTCCATCCGGATACGGACGACGACGGCATTTACGATTTCAACGAAATCATTACCTACAAAACGAATCCATTGCGTGTGGACACGGACGAAGACGGTCTGTTGGACTACGACGAGATTGCGTATTACGGCACCAACCCGCTGAACAAGGATACGGACACCGACGGTGGGAGCGATCATGCGGAGATATTCCGCACGATGACCAATCCCGTGAAGCACGACACAGGTTTACCCGTTCTTCCGGATGAGAAGACCTATTACGCCGAGCTTTTGGAGACACGGTCTCTTCCCGGCGGCGGCACCTCCTATCTGATCGCACCGATAGCCAAAGGAGGCACCGCATCCGATGCGCTGGCCGGAGACGCGGAACGGGTAATGGAATCACTGTACGACTCCAGTCTCACCGAAGAGCAGCAACGGGTTCTCCAATCGTCGCAAGACGCTGATCGTTACCGGAGAAGAAGCGTGCAGTTTGTGCCTCCGCCTGCGACGCGGGCGAAGCGCGTGATGGTGCATCTCGATTCCATCGCCCTCAAGCCAGGAGATATCCTCAGCTTCAGTAATATCAATTTTGAATTCGATCGCGACGACATCAGAATAGAGTACATTCCGATCCTGAATGAAGCGGCCCGGCTGTTCGAGCGGCATCCCGGAATGCGCGTGGAGGTACGGGGACACACGGACCGCAAAGGGGAGGAAGCGTACAATATGGCGCTGTCCGAGCGACGCTCGCAGCGCGTCAAGGAATTTTTCGTGGCGAAGGGGATCGCCGCCGATCGCTTACGTACGGTGGGGTACGGTGAGACACAGCCCATCGCCGACGGTGCCACGGAGGACGGTGAGGCGCGGAACCGTCGTGTGGAACTGTTCATTCTGTCGCTCGGCGAAGAAGTGAAAAGGCGGGAATGA
- a CDS encoding phosphocholine cytidylyltransferase family protein has translation MTKALILAAGVASRLRPLTDETPKCLLDIGGKCILERMIDNLTGNGVTSFVIVTGYLDHLIRDFVTRRFPDINVEFVHNPVYDSTNNIYSLWLARDAMRGHAMLLLDSDILFAPEIVGALLAAPQDNCLALRRGPVGDEEIKVLLGPDERVREISKTVPVGDAAGESIGIERFSPSWVRAMYALLERMITHEGRSGIFYEAAFEEMIEQGHVVYAVDVSAWPCMELDTVDDVLHARTVLAPLLHD, from the coding sequence ATGACGAAAGCGCTCATACTCGCGGCAGGCGTCGCATCCCGGCTCCGGCCGTTGACAGACGAGACACCGAAATGTCTACTCGACATCGGCGGCAAGTGCATTCTGGAACGCATGATCGACAATCTGACAGGGAACGGAGTGACGTCGTTCGTGATTGTGACCGGCTACCTCGATCATCTGATCCGCGATTTCGTCACGCGGAGATTTCCCGACATCAATGTGGAGTTCGTTCACAATCCCGTCTACGACTCCACCAACAACATCTATTCGCTCTGGCTCGCTCGGGATGCGATGCGCGGACATGCGATGCTGCTTCTGGACAGCGATATCCTTTTCGCACCCGAAATCGTCGGCGCCCTTCTTGCGGCACCGCAGGACAATTGCCTGGCATTGCGGCGTGGGCCTGTCGGCGACGAAGAGATCAAGGTACTTCTCGGACCCGATGAGCGCGTACGGGAGATAAGTAAAACCGTTCCCGTCGGCGATGCGGCGGGCGAGTCCATCGGCATCGAGCGTTTCTCGCCATCGTGGGTGCGAGCGATGTACGCTCTGCTGGAGCGCATGATCACCCACGAGGGACGCAGCGGCATATTCTACGAAGCGGCGTTCGAGGAAATGATCGAGCAAGGACATGTCGTGTATGCGGTGGATGTTTCCGCCTGGCCCTGCATGGAGCTGGACACAGTGGACGACGTCCTGCACGCGCGGACGGTGCTCGCGCCGCTTCTGCACGATTGA
- a CDS encoding L,D-transpeptidase family protein produces the protein MIPLSRQYLLIIATVCCLPSFTACFSQSDGSIAHADNTRAVAADQRPPFTEEQLRDAIEEICTAGKLPAVVYRDTLLQEYRGRDYSPLWIQEDAWPSRIQSVLPWLSNSWEHGLKPDWYHVSELRSAIAASMSGGVSPDQQPALLARIDILLSDAVLQYAKHLRYGIFDPRSIDPAFYLPARAPSRRDFLEPLKSVNVAAYLRNIQPRDPRYRALQSALREWKTMKRDPRWVRIPSAGIQKIVHGDTSSILPLIAQRLLMTGELTGSYRSPMKMISVLDELATKAYALDSTRLQVLGPMLYDSMLVKAVMRYQLRHGLLPDGVIGVRTIARMNRTLDEYIDQVEHTLERFRWVHYPTNGRYVMVNIPAFWLYAVENGEVQTDMAVCTGLPSALSYDPSYARHMRETNQHYARKNYETPQLHGTLTHLILNPVWNVPPSIGARETYFSALKDPSYLRRKGYRVYLRDSLVDHSTIDWSKYNPRNLPFRFAQAPGNANALGNIKFMFNNEHSIYLHDTPQQWAFNRASRAVSHGCVRIAKPMEFARFLLKGSEQWDVNKVQQMIRSGAHARPVPLAHKPPLYIDYYTSWVDSSGVLQFRDDVYRKDALLSRAFASYTRSRARMR, from the coding sequence ATGATTCCGCTCAGCCGACAGTATCTTCTGATCATTGCTACCGTGTGTTGCCTGCCGTCTTTCACGGCCTGCTTCAGCCAGTCTGACGGTTCGATTGCGCATGCGGACAATACACGCGCCGTCGCCGCGGATCAACGCCCGCCTTTTACGGAGGAACAGCTGCGCGATGCGATCGAGGAAATATGCACAGCGGGAAAGTTGCCGGCGGTGGTATATCGCGACACCCTGCTCCAGGAGTATCGTGGACGCGATTATTCTCCGCTCTGGATACAGGAAGACGCCTGGCCATCGAGAATACAGTCCGTTCTCCCGTGGTTGTCGAATTCCTGGGAGCACGGCCTGAAACCGGACTGGTATCACGTGTCCGAACTCCGCAGCGCCATCGCGGCGAGTATGAGCGGCGGCGTATCGCCCGACCAACAGCCCGCTCTCCTCGCGCGTATTGACATTTTGCTGTCCGATGCCGTTTTGCAGTATGCGAAGCATCTGCGGTATGGTATTTTCGACCCTCGCTCGATTGACCCGGCCTTTTACCTGCCTGCCCGTGCACCCTCCCGTCGGGATTTCCTGGAGCCCCTGAAGAGCGTGAATGTCGCCGCGTATCTGCGGAATATACAGCCCCGCGATCCACGCTACCGTGCGCTGCAGAGCGCTCTCAGAGAGTGGAAAACAATGAAGCGTGATCCGCGCTGGGTGCGTATCCCCTCCGCCGGCATACAGAAAATCGTCCACGGCGATACCTCCTCGATTCTTCCGCTCATCGCGCAACGGTTATTGATGACCGGAGAACTCACCGGCAGCTACCGGTCTCCGATGAAAATGATCTCCGTACTGGACGAATTGGCGACGAAGGCCTACGCGCTCGACAGCACACGCTTGCAGGTTCTCGGCCCGATGCTGTACGACAGCATGCTGGTGAAAGCCGTGATGCGCTATCAGCTCCGGCATGGACTGCTTCCGGACGGCGTCATCGGCGTACGCACCATCGCACGGATGAATCGCACGCTCGACGAATACATAGATCAGGTGGAGCATACGCTCGAGCGTTTCCGATGGGTGCACTACCCGACAAACGGACGCTACGTCATGGTCAATATCCCCGCCTTCTGGCTGTACGCAGTGGAAAACGGAGAAGTACAAACCGACATGGCGGTGTGCACCGGCCTTCCGAGTGCCCTGTCCTACGATCCTTCGTACGCACGGCATATGCGGGAGACGAATCAGCACTACGCGCGCAAGAATTATGAGACCCCGCAGCTTCACGGCACACTCACCCATCTTATCCTCAATCCTGTGTGGAACGTCCCACCCAGCATCGGCGCGCGGGAGACGTATTTTTCCGCGCTGAAGGATCCTTCCTATCTCCGTCGCAAAGGATACCGCGTATACCTTCGGGACTCGCTGGTGGATCACAGCACCATAGACTGGAGCAAGTACAATCCGCGTAACCTCCCGTTCCGCTTCGCGCAGGCACCGGGGAATGCGAATGCGCTCGGGAACATCAAATTCATGTTCAACAACGAGCACAGCATTTACCTGCACGATACGCCGCAGCAGTGGGCGTTCAACCGCGCGTCGCGCGCCGTGAGCCACGGCTGTGTCCGCATCGCGAAACCGATGGAATTCGCGCGCTTTCTGCTGAAAGGAAGCGAGCAGTGGGACGTGAACAAGGTGCAGCAGATGATCCGCAGCGGTGCGCACGCCCGTCCCGTTCCTCTCGCCCACAAGCCCCCGTTGTACATCGATTACTATACGTCATGGGTGGATAGCAGCGGTGTACTGCAGTTCCGCGACGACGTCTATCGCAAAGACGCCCTGCTCTCCCGCGCCTTCGCGTCGTATACACGCAGCCGCGCGCGCATGCGCTGA
- a CDS encoding SDR family oxidoreductase — translation MNTDTTLDGKRVVITGGSRGIGFAIADLFLRHGAEVLIAARGAGQLSEVVAAWVAEDLPAHGIAADVSDSHDIRRIADTALDRLNGIDTLVHCAGTNIRNRTTEYDEETFWTIMRTNAWPAFELSRQLHPHLAAAGNAAILLIGSTAGITTVPTGAPYAMSKAALDQLTRYLAVEWAADGIRVNSIAPRVHSDALVEGVLADPVYLQRVLARTPMGRIGETREVATVAQFLCSDAASYVTGQTIAVDGGFLAQGL, via the coding sequence ATGAACACGGATACGACTCTCGACGGCAAACGTGTCGTCATCACCGGCGGCAGCAGAGGCATTGGTTTTGCCATCGCGGATCTCTTTCTGCGCCACGGTGCGGAAGTCCTGATCGCGGCGCGTGGCGCCGGACAACTCTCGGAGGTGGTCGCCGCCTGGGTCGCGGAAGATCTGCCTGCACACGGTATCGCTGCGGATGTGAGCGACTCCCACGACATCCGCCGCATTGCAGATACGGCGCTGGATCGCCTGAACGGCATCGACACGCTCGTCCACTGCGCCGGCACGAATATCCGAAACAGGACCACGGAATACGACGAAGAGACCTTCTGGACCATCATGCGCACGAACGCCTGGCCCGCGTTCGAACTCAGCCGGCAACTGCATCCCCACCTCGCGGCGGCGGGGAACGCCGCCATCCTCCTGATAGGATCCACCGCGGGAATCACCACCGTGCCGACGGGAGCGCCCTATGCCATGAGCAAAGCCGCGCTCGATCAGCTCACCCGCTATCTGGCCGTGGAATGGGCGGCGGATGGCATACGGGTGAACAGCATCGCCCCCCGGGTACATTCGGACGCCCTGGTGGAAGGCGTTCTGGCGGATCCGGTGTATCTGCAGCGCGTGCTTGCCCGAACTCCGATGGGGAGGATTGGAGAAACGCGGGAGGTCGCCACTGTCGCGCAGTTTCTCTGTTCCGACGCGGCCTCCTACGTCACCGGCCAGACCATCGCCGTGGACGGGGGCTTCCTCGCACAGGGTCTCTGA
- a CDS encoding CDP-alcohol phosphatidyltransferase family protein, translating to MTWFSEYKRSLKMVEVEEKLDLFLYRPLAFLFVKLIYRTSLTPNQITLLSMLFGIAGALCIGSGDAGLLPLAALLLLAYDVLDCSDGQLARLKQNGTRTGRILDGFADYIVSFSMYLAIAIAYAPRWDTPLLWWLFTALAGFSNAGHSILVDYYRNRFLDVVLQRKSTFEEDLEEFHREYEDLRARGVAPFDRFVIRVYLGYSRLQRRLSSGTGEHSFLAEVDPARYYRANVRMLQFWLLLGPTSQLTYVIIGALLNSLETYVFLLFSAGNILALAFYIAQARINRELEKR from the coding sequence ATGACCTGGTTTTCCGAGTACAAGCGCTCCCTGAAAATGGTGGAGGTTGAGGAAAAGCTCGACCTCTTCCTCTATCGTCCCCTTGCCTTCCTTTTCGTCAAGCTGATCTACCGCACTTCGCTGACGCCGAATCAGATCACCCTGCTCTCCATGCTCTTCGGCATAGCCGGCGCGCTGTGCATCGGATCGGGTGATGCCGGCCTTCTTCCCCTGGCGGCGCTGTTGCTCCTCGCGTACGATGTGCTGGACTGCAGCGATGGTCAGCTTGCGCGTCTCAAGCAGAACGGTACACGCACAGGCCGCATTCTGGACGGTTTCGCGGATTACATCGTCAGCTTCAGCATGTATCTCGCCATTGCGATTGCGTATGCTCCGCGATGGGATACTCCTCTGCTGTGGTGGCTGTTCACCGCGCTGGCGGGTTTCAGCAATGCGGGACATTCGATACTGGTGGATTATTATCGCAATCGTTTTCTCGACGTAGTGCTTCAAAGAAAAAGCACCTTCGAGGAAGATCTCGAAGAATTCCATCGTGAATACGAGGACCTCCGCGCGCGCGGAGTGGCTCCCTTCGACCGCTTCGTCATCCGAGTGTACCTCGGCTATTCACGTCTGCAACGTCGGCTGTCCTCAGGGACGGGGGAACACTCCTTCCTCGCCGAGGTCGATCCTGCGCGCTATTACAGGGCCAACGTCCGCATGCTTCAATTCTGGCTGCTGCTCGGACCGACCAGCCAGCTGACCTACGTCATCATCGGCGCACTGCTCAACAGTCTTGAAACCTACGTCTTTCTCCTGTTCAGCGCGGGAAATATTCTCGCCCTCGCATTCTATATCGCACAGGCGCGCATTAACCGGGAGTTGGAGAAACGATGA
- a CDS encoding Omp28-related outer membrane protein yields the protein MRTLLRSSLLACVLLLPVLSQAQTARTPLLEQFTGTWCQWCPYGADSVNALLGYLPNARALAYHGGSASEPMKTTEGDAIIAHLLVGGYPTAAIDRLLINTPQGTAIAISRSYWGNVMTQRHATTAPMSIGVSGTYHQDTREINMNVTLNILQDLSGEFYLNVVLSEDNLNYAQVKNVGGSVVTLNPYYHKRVVRKMITGAYGTTISTNGFQANQVVTQPITYTVPGNYDITQCKIAVFVTTKVTLTVNGQPRPTNMAVQQAWQEPVLSALSTIPVELISFNAVQVDDNVRLEWRTASESNNKGWTVERRALDGEWTDLGFVAGKGTTLEDNMYTFTDRAVRPLETYDYRLRQMDFDGTTEHSPIFRIMVAPVPTETRMHPNYPNPFNPSTSIVVELAEDSDMHVAVYDMLGRVVKTLATGAHSAGGHVLDWDGTDSNGAAVEAGIYFARMVTPTHSQTIQMQMVK from the coding sequence ATGCGTACGTTGCTCCGTTCTTCGCTGCTCGCATGTGTGTTGTTGCTGCCAGTGCTTTCCCAGGCGCAGACCGCTCGCACCCCCCTCCTTGAACAATTCACGGGCACCTGGTGCCAGTGGTGTCCCTACGGCGCCGACAGCGTGAACGCGTTGCTCGGTTATCTCCCCAACGCCCGCGCCCTCGCCTATCACGGGGGAAGCGCCAGCGAACCGATGAAGACGACCGAAGGCGATGCCATTATCGCACACCTTCTCGTCGGGGGATATCCCACAGCTGCCATCGACCGTCTTTTGATCAATACGCCGCAAGGCACCGCCATCGCCATCAGCCGCAGTTACTGGGGCAATGTGATGACACAACGCCACGCGACGACGGCCCCCATGTCCATCGGCGTGTCCGGCACCTATCATCAGGACACTCGCGAAATCAACATGAACGTGACGCTGAATATTCTGCAGGATCTTTCCGGCGAATTCTATCTGAATGTCGTGCTCAGCGAAGACAATCTGAACTACGCGCAGGTGAAAAACGTCGGCGGCTCGGTCGTTACCCTCAATCCCTACTATCACAAGCGTGTCGTTCGCAAGATGATTACAGGTGCCTACGGGACAACGATCAGTACCAACGGCTTCCAGGCAAACCAGGTCGTGACGCAGCCCATTACATACACCGTGCCCGGAAATTACGACATCACCCAGTGCAAAATCGCGGTGTTCGTCACCACGAAGGTAACCCTGACTGTCAACGGGCAGCCCCGCCCGACCAATATGGCCGTGCAACAGGCCTGGCAGGAACCCGTCCTCTCCGCATTGAGCACGATTCCCGTGGAACTGATTTCCTTCAACGCCGTGCAGGTGGATGATAACGTGCGTCTCGAATGGCGCACCGCCTCGGAGAGCAACAATAAGGGCTGGACCGTCGAGCGCCGAGCACTGGATGGCGAATGGACCGATCTCGGCTTCGTCGCCGGTAAGGGTACGACGCTGGAAGATAATATGTACACCTTCACCGACCGCGCTGTGCGTCCGCTCGAGACCTACGACTACCGCCTGCGGCAGATGGACTTCGACGGTACGACGGAGCACTCCCCGATTTTCCGCATCATGGTCGCCCCCGTTCCTACCGAAACGCGCATGCACCCGAACTATCCCAATCCCTTCAATCCCAGCACCAGCATCGTCGTTGAGCTCGCCGAAGACAGCGACATGCATGTCGCCGTGTACGATATGCTCGGCCGCGTGGTCAAGACGCTCGCCACCGGCGCGCACAGCGCGGGCGGACACGTTCTCGACTGGGACGGTACGGACAGCAACGGCGCGGCTGTGGAAGCCGGCATCTATTTCGCACGCATGGTCACCCCGACGCACAGTCAGACCATACAGATGCAGATGGTGAAATAG
- a CDS encoding SRPBCC domain-containing protein produces the protein MNQHELRTEIQIEAPPEQVWAILTDFTAYPVWNPFITAIHGVPEAGTLLRVQLRLNGGKPMALRPRVVAAHAPHEFRWLGKLLLPGIFDGEHRFTIEGTPRGGSLFRQEETFSGILVPLFRGSLLRKTRDAFEKMNQALKARAETLR, from the coding sequence ATGAATCAGCATGAACTGCGTACGGAAATACAGATCGAAGCACCTCCCGAACAGGTCTGGGCGATATTGACCGATTTCACCGCATATCCCGTATGGAATCCATTTATCACCGCAATACATGGCGTCCCGGAAGCCGGCACGCTTCTCAGGGTACAGCTTCGCCTCAACGGCGGAAAGCCGATGGCGCTTCGGCCACGTGTGGTGGCTGCGCATGCGCCGCACGAGTTTCGATGGCTCGGCAAACTGCTGCTCCCCGGGATCTTCGATGGTGAGCATCGCTTCACCATAGAAGGAACACCACGAGGAGGCAGTCTTTTTCGACAGGAGGAGACCTTTTCGGGGATACTCGTACCGCTCTTCCGCGGATCGCTGCTCCGGAAGACCAGAGACGCGTTCGAGAAGATGAATCAGGCGCTCAAAGCGCGCGCGGAAACTCTTCGGTAG
- a CDS encoding histidinol-phosphate aminotransferase family protein, with the protein MSHEFIYFDRNENPYGPAPACFDVLRNATIEQMSCYSRDFARGVQSPLSERLASDFDLPESAILLGYGGEDILKQTVHCYLSAGERIMIPSHSWWYYKSISDEVGGLKIEYPIVEGATSFSYDCERMIELYRAHAPRVVLISSPNNPTGNSMPRDIMLQLLESLPDTVVVLDEAYCLHSDLEAGFLRELYHRFPNLLVVRTFSKYFALAGVRIGYAVMGRQLTRLAQFSARYLGYHRLSERVALAALDSPDYYRTIAGYMDADKALFRERLHRYPGFTVYDSDANFLLVKLPVEYRNSLKETLTARGLIVKFMNEEALQSHMRITIGTREQNRLLLDAIDVFMARTGDA; encoded by the coding sequence ATGTCACATGAATTCATCTATTTCGATCGCAATGAAAATCCGTATGGTCCCGCACCGGCGTGCTTCGATGTATTGCGGAATGCCACCATCGAGCAGATGAGTTGCTACTCGCGCGATTTTGCGCGCGGTGTACAATCGCCGCTTTCCGAACGCTTGGCGTCGGATTTCGACCTGCCCGAGAGCGCGATCCTGCTCGGCTACGGGGGAGAGGACATCCTCAAACAGACGGTCCACTGCTACCTCTCGGCCGGTGAACGCATCATGATACCTTCGCACTCGTGGTGGTACTACAAGTCCATCTCCGACGAAGTCGGCGGATTGAAAATCGAGTATCCCATCGTCGAGGGGGCCACCTCGTTCTCGTATGACTGCGAGCGCATGATAGAACTGTACCGCGCCCATGCGCCCCGCGTCGTGCTGATCAGTTCACCGAACAATCCCACCGGCAACAGCATGCCGCGCGACATCATGCTGCAGCTGCTCGAGTCCCTGCCCGACACCGTGGTGGTGCTCGACGAGGCCTACTGCCTCCATTCCGACCTCGAAGCCGGCTTTTTGCGAGAGCTGTATCACCGTTTTCCCAACCTCCTCGTCGTGCGCACGTTCTCGAAATACTTCGCCCTCGCGGGGGTGCGCATCGGTTACGCCGTGATGGGCAGGCAACTCACCAGGCTTGCGCAATTCAGCGCGCGCTATCTGGGATACCATCGCCTGTCAGAGCGTGTCGCACTCGCCGCTCTGGACTCGCCGGACTATTACCGAACGATCGCGGGGTACATGGATGCCGACAAGGCGCTGTTTCGCGAACGATTACATCGCTATCCGGGGTTTACCGTGTACGATTCCGACGCAAATTTTCTGCTCGTGAAGCTCCCGGTGGAGTACAGGAATTCTCTGAAAGAAACACTGACAGCGCGCGGACTGATCGTGAAGTTCATGAATGAGGAAGCCCTGCAATCCCACATGCGCATCACTATCGGAACGCGGGAGCAGAACCGCCTGCTTCTCGATGCCATAGACGTCTTCATGGCGCGGACGGGCGACGCATGA
- a CDS encoding cytochrome c has product MKTVKKVLLGLILVLVLAIVGGYSYMMLAFPAVGDAPDLKVERTPERIARGKYLAESVAMCVDCHSERDYTRFAAPVIEGTYGQGGEVFGEAMGLPGNFVASNITPANLGNWTDGELYRAITAGVSRDGRALFPIMPYPNFGRMDKEDIYSIIAYLRSMEPVEHTTPASEAKFPMSLIMRTIPADAAHGTRPDPSDKRAYGAYMTMAAACAECHTPMEKGAPIPGKEYAGGSVFELPIGSLRAANITPDKETGIGNWTEDMFVQRFKAYVDSAYAEPTLSPGDFNTIMPWRMYGHMTEQDLRAIYTHLMAQKPVRNAVERFTPKR; this is encoded by the coding sequence ATGAAGACTGTGAAAAAAGTCCTGCTCGGACTGATACTTGTACTCGTTCTCGCCATCGTCGGCGGGTATTCCTACATGATGCTCGCCTTCCCGGCCGTCGGTGACGCTCCGGATCTGAAGGTGGAACGCACACCGGAGCGCATCGCACGCGGAAAATATCTTGCGGAGAGCGTGGCCATGTGCGTGGATTGTCATTCGGAACGGGATTATACCCGCTTTGCCGCTCCGGTCATTGAGGGGACCTACGGACAAGGCGGCGAGGTGTTCGGCGAGGCCATGGGCCTCCCGGGGAATTTCGTGGCATCGAACATCACCCCCGCGAATCTCGGGAACTGGACCGATGGCGAGCTGTACCGCGCCATCACCGCCGGCGTCAGCCGCGACGGCCGCGCGCTCTTCCCCATCATGCCCTACCCCAATTTCGGACGGATGGACAAGGAGGACATTTACTCCATCATCGCCTATCTGCGCAGCATGGAGCCCGTGGAGCACACGACACCGGCATCGGAGGCGAAATTCCCGATGAGTCTGATCATGCGCACCATACCGGCCGATGCCGCACATGGCACGCGTCCCGATCCGTCGGATAAGCGTGCCTATGGCGCCTACATGACCATGGCCGCTGCCTGTGCGGAATGCCACACACCCATGGAAAAAGGCGCACCCATACCGGGAAAGGAGTATGCGGGAGGCTCCGTGTTCGAGTTGCCCATCGGAAGCCTCCGTGCCGCCAATATCACTCCGGACAAGGAGACCGGTATCGGAAACTGGACGGAGGACATGTTCGTACAGCGCTTCAAGGCCTATGTGGACTCCGCCTATGCGGAACCGACGCTCTCTCCCGGCGACTTCAACACCATCATGCCCTGGCGCATGTACGGTCATATGACGGAACAGGATCTGCGCGCCATTTACACACATCTGATGGCCCAGAAACCTGTGCGTAACGCCGTGGAGCGCTTCACGCCCAAACGATAA